A window of the Budorcas taxicolor isolate Tak-1 chromosome 10, Takin1.1, whole genome shotgun sequence genome harbors these coding sequences:
- the LOC128053994 gene encoding olfactory receptor 11H6-like: protein MNVSGVNTVTEFILLSFPCAREVQVLLFVLFSVSYILTLMGNGAIVFAVKLDHRLHIPMYTLLANFSFLEMCYINTTVPNMLRNFLSETKTISFTACFLQFYFFFSMGTTETFLLPLMAFDRYLAICRPLHYPTIMSSHLCMNLVGLCWVTAFLCYPVPIYFITQLPFCGPNTIDHFVCDPGPLLALSCIPAPGIELSCSILSSLIIFITFFFILGSYTLVLRAVLRVPSAAGRRKAFSTCGPHLVVVSLFYGTLMVMYISPTSGNPAGIQKIVTLLYSSVTPLVNPLIYSLRNKDMKAALRKIQKCTKISQSE from the coding sequence ATGAATGTGTCAGGAGTCAACACGGTGACTGAATTCATACTCCTGAGTTTTCCCTGCGCTAGAGAGGTTCAAGTCCTCCTCTTTGTACTCTTCTCTGTGTCCTACATCCTGACACTGATGGGAAATGGGGCCATTGTCTTTGCAGTGAAGCTGGATCACAGACTCCACATTCCCATGTACACTCTGTTGGCCAACTTCTCGTTCCTGGAGATGTGTTACATCAACACCACTGTTCCCAATATGTTAAGGAACTTTCTGTCTGAGACCAAAACCATCTCTTTCACTGCCTGCTTCCTCCagttctatttcttcttctccatGGGCACCACCGAGACCTTCTTACTGCCCCTCATGGCTTTTGATCGATACTTGGCCATTTGCCGACCTCTCCACTATCCTACCATCATGAGCAGCCATCTCTGCATGAACTTGGTGGGCCTCTGCTGGGTAACAGCCTTCCTCTGCTATCCAGTCCCTATCTATTTCATCACACAACTCCCCTTTTGTGGCCCCAATACCATTGACCATTTTGTCTGTGACCCTGGTCCCCTTCTGGCTCTGTCCTGCATCCCTGCCCCTGGAATTGAGCTTTCCTGTTCTATATTGAGCtctcttattatttttatcaccttCTTTTTCATTCTTGGGTCCTACACCCTGGTTCTCAGAGCAGTGTTGCGTGTCCCTTCAGCCGCTGGCAGACGtaaggccttctccacctgtggtCCCCACTTGGTAGTCGTGTCATTGTTTTATGGAACCCTCATGGTCATGTACATCAGCCCAACCTCTGGAAATCCAGCTGGGATACAGAAGATTGTAACCTTGCTGTACTCATCAGTGACTCCACTTGTAAATCCACTGATCTACAGTCTCCGGAACAAGGACATGAAGGCTGCATTGAGAAAAATTCAGAAGTGCACAAAAATTAGTCAAAGTGAGTGA